The Thioalkalivibrio nitratireducens DSM 14787 DNA segment GTCGAGTTCCGCGCGCAATTCCCGGGAGCCTGCATCGGCGATCCCGGCGCGGGACAGCACGACGATGTCCACCGCGATCAGTGACCGACGGCGCGCGCGAAACGCCTCCCGGGCGACGCGCTTGATCCGGTTGCGGTCCACCGCGCGCCGGGCGTGCTTCTTCGAGATCGCAAGCCCGAGCCGGGG contains these protein-coding regions:
- the rnpA gene encoding ribonuclease P protein component, coding for MSGPAPTPGDRFPRSLRLLDGRAFQRVFARARRIPGRRFMLLYRVCAPPLDHPRLGLAISKKHARRAVDRNRIKRVAREAFRARRRSLIAVDIVVLSRAGIADAGSRELRAELDQLLEHVK